From the genome of Streptomyces sp. NBC_01260, one region includes:
- the purB gene encoding adenylosuccinate lyase, producing MTAVSAKPRIPNVLAGRYASTELAVLWSPEQKVKLERQLWLAVLRAQKDLGIEVPDAALADYERVLDQVDLASIAEREKVTRHDVKARIEEFNALAGHEQVHKGMTSRDLTENVEQLQIRLSLELMRDRTVAVLARLGRLAGEYRELVIAGRSHNVAAQATTLGKRFATAADELLVAYGRLEDLLGRYPLRGIKGPVGTAQDMLDLLGGDARKLADLEQRIAGHLGFAQAFTSVGQVYPRSLDYDVVTALVQLAAAPSSVAKTIRLMAGHELVTEGFKPGQVGSSAMPHKMNTRSCERVNGLMVILRGYASMTGELAGDQWNEGDVSCSVVRRVALPDAFFAFDGLVETFLTVLDEFGAFPAVVARELDRYLPFLATTKVLMGAVRAGVGREVAHEAIKENAVASALAMREQGTERNELLDKLAADERIPLDRAQLDELMADKLLFTGAAGDQVTALVSRIEEITKQHPEAAGYTPGSIL from the coding sequence GTGACTGCTGTGTCTGCGAAGCCTCGCATCCCCAATGTCCTGGCCGGCCGCTACGCCTCCACGGAGCTGGCCGTCCTTTGGTCCCCCGAGCAGAAGGTGAAGCTGGAACGTCAGCTGTGGCTGGCGGTGCTGCGCGCCCAGAAGGACCTCGGGATCGAGGTACCCGACGCCGCTCTCGCTGATTACGAGCGCGTCCTTGACCAGGTCGACCTGGCCTCGATCGCCGAGCGCGAGAAGGTCACCCGGCATGACGTCAAGGCCCGCATCGAGGAATTCAACGCTCTCGCCGGCCATGAGCAGGTCCACAAGGGCATGACGTCCCGGGACCTCACCGAGAATGTCGAACAGCTCCAGATCCGGCTCTCCCTGGAACTGATGCGCGACCGCACCGTGGCCGTGCTGGCCCGGCTCGGCAGGCTCGCGGGAGAGTACCGCGAACTGGTCATCGCCGGACGCTCCCACAATGTCGCTGCGCAGGCCACGACGCTCGGCAAGCGCTTTGCGACGGCGGCTGACGAGCTGCTGGTGGCCTACGGCCGCCTTGAGGACCTGCTGGGCCGCTATCCGCTCCGCGGCATCAAGGGGCCCGTCGGCACGGCCCAGGACATGCTCGACCTCCTGGGCGGCGACGCCAGGAAGCTGGCCGACCTGGAACAGCGCATCGCCGGCCACCTCGGCTTCGCGCAGGCCTTCACCTCGGTCGGCCAGGTCTATCCGCGCTCGCTCGACTACGACGTGGTAACCGCACTGGTGCAACTGGCCGCCGCGCCGTCCTCGGTCGCGAAGACCATCCGGCTGATGGCCGGCCATGAGCTGGTGACCGAGGGCTTCAAGCCCGGCCAGGTCGGCTCGTCCGCGATGCCGCACAAGATGAACACCCGCTCCTGCGAGCGTGTCAACGGCCTGATGGTGATCCTGCGCGGATACGCGTCGATGACCGGCGAGCTGGCGGGTGACCAGTGGAACGAGGGCGATGTGTCCTGCTCCGTGGTCCGCCGGGTGGCGCTGCCGGACGCCTTCTTCGCGTTCGACGGTCTGGTGGAGACCTTCCTTACGGTGCTCGACGAGTTCGGCGCCTTCCCGGCCGTCGTCGCCCGTGAGCTGGATCGCTACCTGCCGTTCCTCGCCACGACGAAGGTGCTGATGGGTGCCGTCCGCGCGGGTGTCGGGCGTGAGGTCGCCCACGAGGCCATCAAGGAGAACGCGGTCGCTTCCGCCCTGGCCATGCGCGAGCAGGGCACCGAGCGCAACGAACTGCTGGACAAGCTGGCCGCCGACGAGCGCATTCCGCTGGACCGTGCCCAGCTGGACGAACTCATGGCCGACAAGCTCTTGTTCACGGGCGCCGCGGGCGACCAGGTCACAGCACTCGTCTCCCGCATCGAGGAGATCACCAAGCAGCACCCGGAGGCCGCCGGATACACGCCGGGCTCCATCCTCTGA
- a CDS encoding SGNH/GDSL hydrolase family protein, translating into MEMNATYTSLVAIGDSFTEGMSDRLPDGSYRGWADLLATRLAARTPGFRYANLAVRGKLIGQIVDEQVDVAAGLRADVVTLVGGLNDTLRPKCDMGMVRERLEEAVERLAPSCKKLVLMRSPGRNGPVMERFRPRMEELFLLVDDLAARHGAEVVDLYGAQVLSDPRMWDVDRLHLTAEGHRRVAEAVWQTLGLPPENDWQSRLPLADLPPWATRRVDDLRFAREHLFPWIGRRLTGRSSGDGRTGAQFSAEQGRAFWVTPDDAGAPGPVAAWRRVHAGE; encoded by the coding sequence ATGGAAATGAATGCCACCTACACCAGTCTCGTCGCGATCGGCGACTCGTTCACCGAGGGCATGTCGGACCGGCTGCCCGACGGTTCGTACCGGGGCTGGGCCGACCTGCTCGCCACCCGGCTCGCAGCCCGGACTCCCGGATTCCGTTACGCCAACCTCGCCGTGCGCGGGAAGCTCATCGGCCAGATCGTCGACGAACAGGTGGACGTCGCCGCGGGCCTGCGGGCGGATGTCGTGACGCTGGTCGGCGGGCTCAACGACACCCTGCGCCCCAAGTGCGACATGGGTATGGTCCGCGAGCGGCTGGAAGAGGCCGTGGAGCGCCTCGCACCGTCATGCAAGAAACTGGTGCTCATGCGCAGCCCCGGGCGCAATGGACCCGTGATGGAACGGTTCCGGCCGCGGATGGAGGAGTTGTTCCTCCTCGTTGACGATCTGGCTGCCCGGCATGGCGCGGAGGTCGTCGATCTGTACGGCGCACAGGTGCTGAGCGACCCCCGGATGTGGGATGTCGACCGGCTGCATCTGACCGCCGAGGGACATCGCAGGGTGGCCGAGGCGGTGTGGCAGACGCTGGGTCTGCCCCCGGAGAACGACTGGCAGTCGCGGCTGCCCCTGGCTGACCTACCGCCCTGGGCCACCCGGCGCGTCGACGATCTGCGCTTCGCCCGTGAGCACCTGTTCCCCTGGATAGGACGACGCCTGACCGGCCGCTCATCGGGGGACGGACGTACGGGAGCGCAGTTCAGCGCCGAGCAGGGCCGGGCCTTCTGGGTGACACCTGACGATGCCGGCGCCCCGGGCCCGGTTGCCGCGTGGCGACGGGTGCACGCGGGCGAATAG
- a CDS encoding hemolysin family protein, whose translation MTAVQLFIGLMTLVVNAFFVGAEFALISVRRSQIEPQAEDGNRRARSVIWGLEHVSALLAAAQLGITLCTLVLGIVAEPAIAHLLEPVFNAVGMPHGLIHPISFVIALSVATYLHMLLGEMVPKNIALAEPVRTALLLGPPLVTLARALRPVIFAINAFANALLKLLRVETKDEVSATFSDDELARLVKDAGDAGLVDDRAAERLHHALELGRRPVRDVVLPVDRVMYTRVGTTPEELERLSSETGFSRFPVMDSEQRILGYLHVKDALDVTPRDVPFPVTAMRPIARVRASTPLDDVLTALRRSRTHLAAVVDEENRLAGMVTMEDVLRELVGRPQAR comes from the coding sequence ATGACCGCCGTACAGCTCTTCATCGGCCTGATGACTCTGGTCGTGAACGCCTTCTTCGTCGGTGCGGAGTTCGCCCTCATCTCCGTACGGCGCAGTCAGATCGAGCCGCAGGCGGAGGACGGGAACCGGCGTGCGCGCAGCGTCATCTGGGGACTGGAACACGTCTCCGCGCTGCTCGCCGCGGCGCAGCTGGGCATCACACTGTGCACCCTGGTCCTCGGTATCGTCGCGGAACCGGCCATCGCCCATCTGCTGGAGCCGGTCTTCAACGCCGTGGGCATGCCGCACGGGCTGATCCATCCGATCTCGTTCGTGATCGCGCTGTCCGTGGCGACCTATCTGCACATGCTGCTGGGCGAGATGGTGCCGAAGAACATCGCGCTCGCCGAGCCCGTGCGGACCGCGCTCCTGCTCGGTCCGCCGCTGGTGACGCTGGCCCGGGCACTGCGTCCGGTGATCTTCGCGATCAACGCCTTCGCCAACGCTCTGCTGAAACTGCTGCGGGTGGAGACCAAGGACGAGGTCTCGGCCACCTTCTCGGACGACGAGCTCGCCCGTCTGGTCAAGGACGCGGGGGATGCCGGACTGGTCGACGACCGGGCGGCGGAGCGGCTGCACCACGCGCTGGAGCTGGGCCGCCGGCCCGTGCGCGATGTGGTGCTGCCGGTGGACCGGGTGATGTACACGAGGGTCGGAACGACCCCCGAGGAGCTGGAGCGGCTCTCCTCCGAGACCGGGTTCTCGCGTTTCCCGGTGATGGACAGTGAACAGCGGATCCTGGGCTACCTCCATGTGAAGGACGCCCTCGATGTCACGCCCCGCGATGTGCCGTTCCCGGTGACGGCGATGCGGCCGATCGCTCGAGTACGGGCGTCCACGCCGCTCGACGACGTACTGACCGCGCTGCGGCGCAGCCGTACGCACCTTGCGGCGGTCGTCGACGAGGAAAACCGGCTGGCCGGAATGGTGACCATGGAGGACGTGCTCCGGGAACTCGTGGGACGGCCGCAGGCTCGCTGA